TGCGCGGCGAGGTGGCCAAGGGCGCCGATACCGCCCGCGCCCGCACGGGCGCACTCGAACGCGAAGTCAGCCGCCTCATGAAGCTCGCCAGCACTCTCCCGAGCGCGCCCATCGGCAAAGCGCCTGCCGAGGCCATCCAAGTCCGAGAGCCTTGCAAGCCCGATGCTGATTCCCCGCCCGGCCCTTCGGGATCGGTGATTGTGGCGTTCGATTTCGAGACCACCGGCTTGTATCCCGACGAAAGCGACATCATCGAGATAGGCGGCGTGAAGTTCACCCCGACAGGCGAGGTCGCCGGACGGTTCGAGCGGTTTGCGAATCCCGGCTGCGCGATCCCGCCCGAAAGCACCGCGGTCTCGGGAATCACGACCGAGATGGTGGCGGGAGCCGAACCGCCGCTCACGGTGCTTGAAGCCTTCATCGAATGGGCGGGACCCAATGCGGTCTACGTGGCGCACAACGCCGCGTTTGATGCAGGGTTTCTCGAGGCCACCTACACAAAAGCGCGGCGGAAATGCCCCCCGCTCAAGGTGGCGGATACGCTCGAGTGGGCGCGGTCTCTCGGCCTGAGAACGCCAAACTACAAGCTCGGCACGTTGTTGGACTACTACGGCAAGAGCACGGAGGGCCTGCACCGCTCGATGGCCGACGCTCACGGCGTGATGGAACTCGTGCTGCAATTTATCGAGGGACACTTGACCCCGCTGGACGAGGTCCTGCGCTGGGCCAAGCCTCTTCCGCTTCCGGCCGCCTGGCGGCGATAGGTCAGGGCACTGTCAGTTGACGCCGTGCCGCGTACGGCAACGCCCCCGAAAGAAGCGCTCAGAACGGCAAAAACCCACGGATGTGAATTCAGAAGCGTTGTCGCATGCGGCGGGCTATGAGGCCGCCAAGTCCCAGACCCAGGAGGCTGAGCGATGTGGGCTCAGGCACGATCGGTTCGCCGCACTCACACCATTGCCAGCCCGCAAGGTCTCCCATGAAGGCGTAGCCTTCGACGTAGGACGAGTCGGCCAGATAATTGTATTCGTCGAGATAGACCTCTTGGGAAGTCTCCATGTTGGCCCAGAAAAACGGGTAATTGCCGAAGTAGGTATCGCCAGACAACTGGGCAAACACAGCCGTGTCGCTGTACGATGCGTAGGCCGGATTGTCGCTTTCCGTTGGACTCGCCGCAAACAGCTCGAACGACGTGTAAGCGCCTTGGCACCCGTTCGCGTCACCGCGCAGCAAGACGCTCGCGGATGGACGCACATAGGTGTAGCCGCCGGTGAAACCCGCGGCGGTATACAGTTCCGTAGAGATCCCGTCGTCAACCTGCCACCATAGGACGCTCCCCGTCCCATACAAGTCGTACGTGAGCAGCGCGGGATCCTCGGTGTAGAAGAGCGTATCCAATTGAACGCACACCTGAAGAGTGATGTCAAACGGGTCGCCCTCTCCCCAGTCATACTGCTGCGTATCCGGGTCGTGGAGGGCCCAGTTGAACCATGCCGAACCCTCAAACGTGAGAAGAATCCCCTCGGCATAAGCCCCCGATACCCCGAATGCGAGCACCAAGGCTGCAAAAAACGCTACTCCGCGTGCCATAATAGACTTCCTCCGCTTGTGAATGGCCCCTACTAGCGAAAATAGACCACCACCGTTGAGATAGGCAAGTACTGTGCCGAAACATGCGGCGCACGCTAAGTAGTTGTTTTTAAAGGGCTTACGGCGCGATGGCCCATGCCCTCGGCGATTGACATGTTGTCCCCGCAGGATTAAAAGTTATGCACTCTTGACCAATTAATATACAGCGGCCGACCGCTCTTACGCAGCCACTGGAAAGGGTTATTCCGGGTTCCTGTACGGCTTGCAGGGGACCCTCGCCTCGCGAGAATGCGGGTGATAGACTTGTCTCAAATCTGCAATAGCCCGAGGAAGAAAGCCCATGGAGAATAAGCTGCGGGTAACACAAGGGGATATCCTGCGCGGACTGCAGGAACTTGGTATCCGGCCGGGGGACGTGGTGTACGCGCATTCGTCGCTGAACGCGTTCGGCTATGTCGACGGCGGGGCGGACGCGGTCGTCGATGCGTTGTTGGCGGCGGCCGGGCCGGAGGGCACGGTTGCATTGCCTGCGTTTACCTGGGAACGCAACCATGCCAAACCGGTAGTGGTGTTCGACGTGGCAAACGACCCCAGCGAGGCGGGCCGCATCACGGAGGTGTTCCGGCGGCGTCCCAGCGCTGTCCGCAACGAACACGTGTGCCATTCGACTGCGGCGCCGGTTGCGCGAAGCCGGAATCAGGGTCCTGATCGCTGGACAGGAAAGACCTCGTTGGAGGGATCTTATTGTCTC
The sequence above is drawn from the Candidatus Hydrogenedentota bacterium genome and encodes:
- a CDS encoding 3'-5' exonuclease produces the protein MDWAELAEWVSRVKESDLPAPPIALTSAIRIHDVSRYLAALRGEVAKGADTARARTGALEREVSRLMKLASTLPSAPIGKAPAEAIQVREPCKPDADSPPGPSGSVIVAFDFETTGLYPDESDIIEIGGVKFTPTGEVAGRFERFANPGCAIPPESTAVSGITTEMVAGAEPPLTVLEAFIEWAGPNAVYVAHNAAFDAGFLEATYTKARRKCPPLKVADTLEWARSLGLRTPNYKLGTLLDYYGKSTEGLHRSMADAHGVMELVLQFIEGHLTPLDEVLRWAKPLPLPAAWRR
- a CDS encoding PEP-CTERM sorting domain-containing protein (PEP-CTERM proteins occur, often in large numbers, in the proteomes of bacteria that also encode an exosortase, a predicted intramembrane cysteine proteinase. The presence of a PEP-CTERM domain at a protein's C-terminus predicts cleavage within the sorting domain, followed by covalent anchoring to some some component of the (usually Gram-negative) cell surface. Many PEP-CTERM proteins exhibit an unusual sequence composition that includes large numbers of potential glycosylation sites. Expression of one such protein has been shown restore the ability of a bacterium to form floc, a type of biofilm.), with the translated sequence MARGVAFFAALVLAFGVSGAYAEGILLTFEGSAWFNWALHDPDTQQYDWGEGDPFDITLQVCVQLDTLFYTEDPALLTYDLYGTGSVLWWQVDDGISTELYTAAGFTGGYTYVRPSASVLLRGDANGCQGAYTSFELFAASPTESDNPAYASYSDTAVFAQLSGDTYFGNYPFFWANMETSQEVYLDEYNYLADSSYVEGYAFMGDLAGWQWCECGEPIVPEPTSLSLLGLGLGGLIARRMRQRF
- a CDS encoding AAC(3) family N-acetyltransferase; translated protein: MENKLRVTQGDILRGLQELGIRPGDVVYAHSSLNAFGYVDGGADAVVDALLAAAGPEGTVALPAFTWERNHAKPVVVFDVANDPSEAGRITEVFRRRPSAVRNEHVCHSTAAPVARSRNQGPDRWTGKTSLEGSYCLHRDKNELTRRHREHED